One genomic region from Papaver somniferum cultivar HN1 unplaced genomic scaffold, ASM357369v1 unplaced-scaffold_24, whole genome shotgun sequence encodes:
- the LOC113341062 gene encoding metal tolerance protein 1-like, whose protein sequence is MDVQNAQPGHIVEISRDLISEGSSHGITKTCSGLPCGFSDVGALSKDAKERAASMRKLWISIALCVVFMTVEIVGGVKANSLAILTDAAHLLSDVAAFGISLFSLWATSWEATPRQSYGFYRIEILGTLVSIQMIWLLAGILVYEAISRIINDTGEVQGFLMFLVSAFGLVVNIVMAVLLGHDHGHGGHGHDHGEHGHDHGHGHNHSHDVHDPHSHTHSHDHEHGSDHSEPLLKSSEVGGKEKKKRNINIQGAYLHVLGDSIQSIGVMIGGAVIWYKPEWKIIDLICTLIFSVIVLGTTIRMLRNILEVLMESTPREIDAAMLENDLCEMDEVIAIHELHIWAITVGKVLLACHVKVKPDADADLVLDKVSDHIKRVYNISHLTIQIER, encoded by the coding sequence ATGGACGTACAAAATGCCCAACCAGGGCATATCGTTGAAATAAGCAGAGACTTGATATCTGAAGGATCAAGTCATGGGATTACCAAAACTTGTAGTGGGTTACCGTGTGGCTTTtctgatgtgggagcactttctAAGGATGCCAAAGAACGTGCAGCATCCATGAGGAAGCTTTGGATTTCTATTGCCCTTTGTGTTGTTTTCATGACTGTAGAAATTGTTGGTGGTGTTAAAGCTAATAGTCTAGCGATTTTAACTGACGCCGCTCATCTCCTATCAGATGTTGCAGCTTTTGGCATCTCTTTATTCTCTTTGTGGGCAACAAGTTGGGAAGCAACTCCACGACAATCTTATGGTTTCTATAGGATTGAGATCCTCGGGACTCTTGTTTCGATCCAGATGATATGGCTCTTAGCTGGAATATTGGTATACGAAGCCATTTCTAGAATCATCAATGATACAGGTGAAGTTCAAGGGTTTTTAATGTTTCTAGTTTCTGCTTTTGGTTTGGTGGTTAATATTGTCATGGCTGTTCTGTTGGGTCATGATCATGGACATGGTGGGCATGGTCATGATCATGGTGAGCATGGTCACGATCATGGCCACGGCCATAACCATAGCCATGATGTTCATGATCCTCATTCACATACCCACAGTCATGACCATGAGCATGGTTCAGACCATTCAGAGCCGTTGCTGAAATCTTCTGAAGTTGGGggtaaagagaagaagaagagaaatatcAACATACAAGGAGCTTATCTGCACGTTCTCGGTGATTCAATTCAAAGTATTGGGGTTATGATTGGAGGGGCAGTCATCTGGTATAAACCTGAATGGAAAATAATCGACTTGATCTGTACACTCATCTTCTCGGTAATTGTGCTCGGAACAACTATTAGAATGTTGAGGAACATACTGGAAGTTCTCATGGAAAGTACACCGAGAGAAATTGATGCAGCAATGCTTGagaatgatttgtgtgagatggaCGAAGTTATTGCTATTCATGAACTTCACATTTGGGCCATCACTGTTGGTAAGGTACTTTTGGCATGTCATGTTAAGGTAAAGCCTGATGCTGATGCAGATTTGGTGCTGGACAAAGTTAGCGATCATATTAAGAGGGTTTACAATATAAGCCATTTAACTATACAGATAGAACGCTAG